A portion of the Oreochromis niloticus isolate F11D_XX linkage group LG10, O_niloticus_UMD_NMBU, whole genome shotgun sequence genome contains these proteins:
- the cdc23 gene encoding cell division cycle protein 23 homolog produces the protein MKMAALCSEFGDLVQIKKQLISVISLCKERGLLHSAKWASELAFALDPLPKDELPPTSPLTEEDAQDLDALTLAKSYFDLKEYDRAAYFLKGCRSQKAYFLYMYSRYLSGEKKKDDETVDSLGPLEKGQVRNEALRELRVELSKKHTAGELDGFTLYLYGVVLRKLDLPKEAVDVFVEGIHALPLHWGAWLELSNLVTNIEMLKSLSLPDCWIKDFFMAHMYTELQMIKEALQKYQNLIEAGFSKSTYIISQIAVAYHNIRDIDQALALFNELREQDPYRIDNMDTFSNLLYVKSMKPELSYLAHNLVEIDKYRVETCCVIGNYYSLRSQHEKAALYFQRALKLNPRCLGAWTLMGHEYMEMKNTSAAIQAYRHAIEVNKRDYRAWYGLGQTYEILKMPFYCLYYYRKAHQLRPNDSRMLVALGESYEKLSQQAEAKKCYWRAYSVGDVEKMALLKLAKLHEQLNESDDAAQCYMLYIQDIFSCGEQLEHAEVSTALRYLGQYYFKNKLYDEASLCAQRCCDYNDAREEGKALLRQISQVRDQIETPSADLFAPLSNNNTPVRRVSPLNLISFTP, from the exons ATGAAAATGGCGGCTCTCTGTAGTGAGTTTGGGGATCTGGTACAAATCAAAAAACAGCTAATATCGGTGATATCGCTTTGCAAAGAAAGAGGACTTTTACACAGCGCAAAGTG GGCTTCTGAATTGGCATTTGCTTTGGATCCTCTGCCAAAGGATGAACTGCCACCAACATCCCCTTTAACAGAG GAAGATGCACAAGACCTGGATGCACTTACGCTGGCCAAATCATACTTTGACCTGAAAGAATATGATCGTGCTGCTTACTTTCTGAAAGGCTGTCGCAGTCAGAAAGCTTATTTCCTCTATATGTATTCTCGCTATCTG TCGGGCGAGAAAAAGAAGGATGATGAGACTGTGGACAGCCTGG gcCCTCTGGAGAAGGGTCAGGTGCGCAATGAAGCTTTGCGTGAGCTAAGGGTCGAGCTCAGTAAGAAGCATACTGCAGGAGAGTTGGACGGCTTCACCCTCTATCT GTATGGGGTGGTTCTAAGAAAGCTGGATCTTCCGAAAGAGGCCGTGGACGTGTTTGTTGAGGGAATACATGCACTTCCACTGCACTGGGGCGCATGGCTGGAGCTCAGTAACCTTGTCACCAATATTGAAATG CTGAAGTCACTGTCTCTGCCAGACTGCTGGATTAAAGACTTCTTCATGGCCCACATGTACACAGAGCTGCAGATGATCAAAGAAGCATTGCAAAAATACCAGAACCTAATAGAGGCTGGCTTTTCGAAGAGTACCTACATCATCTCACAGATTGCTGTGGCCTACCACAATATCAGAG ATATTGATCAAGCTTTGGCTCTGTTCAACGAGTTGAGGGAGCAGGATCCGTATCGTATCGACAACATGGACACATTCTCAAATCTGCTTTATGTCAAA AGCATGAAGCCAGAGTTGAGCTATTTGGCCCACAACCTGGTGGAGATTGACAAGTACAGAGTGGAGACATGCTGCGTTATCG GTAACTATTACAGCTTACGCTCTCAGCATGAGAAAGCAGCTCTCTACTTCCAGCGGGCCCTCAAACTGAACCCTCGCTGTCTCGGTGCCTGGACACTCATGGGACACGAGTACATGGAAATGAAAAACACTTCAGCTGCCATTCAAGCCTACAG ACATGCCATTGAAGTGAATAAGCGAGACTACCGTGCCTGGTATGGTCTGGGTCAGACATACGAGATCCTCAAGATGCCCTTTTACTGTTTGTACTATTATCGAAAGGCTCACCAGCTCAG gccGAATGACTCTCGCATGTTGGTTGCACTGGGTGAAAGCTACGAAAAACTATCACAGCAAGCCGAAGCCAAGAAG TGTTACTGGAGGGCATATTCTGTCGGAGATGTAGAGAAAATGGCTCTGCTCAAACTGGCAAA GCTCCACGAACAGCTGAATGAGTCTGATGATGCTGCCCAGTGTTACATGCTTTACATTCAAGACATTTTCTCTTGTGGG GAACAACTGGAGCACGCTGAGGTGAGCACAGCCCTGCGGTACCTGGGCCAGTACTATTTCAAGAACAAGCTCTATGATGAGGCATCCCTTTGCGCTCAGCGTTGTTGTGACTACAATGAC GCACGTGAGGAAGGAAAGGCTCTGTTGCGGCAGATCTCACAGGTCAGAGATCAGATCGAGACGCCTTCAGCAGACCTGTTTGCACCACTCTCAAACAACAACACTCCAGTCAGGAGGGTGTCTCCCCTGAACCTCATCTCATTTACACCCTGA